One Dromiciops gliroides isolate mDroGli1 chromosome 3, mDroGli1.pri, whole genome shotgun sequence DNA segment encodes these proteins:
- the LOC122746334 gene encoding olfactory receptor 49-like — MPPRGWSELRNHSEGTEFILLGITDLRGLQLLLFTVLLPTYLLTLMGNLFIVGLSLMDRRLQTPMYYFLRNFSLLEMGFTSVITPQVLSHLLTGQKTISPPRCFSQMILYLTLGTVESFLLAVMSVDRYLAICSPLRYPALMTSRTCLGLVLGCWAGGFLFLSGPCIWLLLLPLCGPKVLNHFFCDSTPLLALVCTDTRPLQLLAFLVAVCTLAGALTVTAASYICILWTLLQLPSAQGRHKAFSTCSSHILVVSITYGSCIIMYLHPTQTGQLDLNKGVAFFNTTVAPLLNPFIYCLRNKLVQQVSRDVLVKGRGPSRHLRV; from the coding sequence ATGCCTCCAAGAGGGTGGAGTGAGCTGAGGAACCACTCAGAGGGGACTGAGTTCATTCTGCTTGGCATCACCGACCTTCggggcctgcagctcctgctatTCACTGTCCTCCTGCCCACGTACCTGCTGACTCTGATGGGCAACTTGTTCATCGTGGGCCTCTCCCTGATGGACCGCCGCCTGCAAACTCCCATGTATTATTTCCTGAGAAATTTCTCCCTGCTGGAGATGGGCTTCACCTCAGTCATCACTCCCCAGGTTCTCAGCCACCTCCTCACAGGCCAGAAGACCATCTCCCCACCCAGATGCTTCTCCCAAATGATTctttatttgaccctgggcactGTGGAATCCTTCCTGTTGGCTGTAATGTCTGTGGATCGATACCTGGCCATCTGCTCTCCCCTGAGGTACCCGGCCCTCATGACCAGCCGGACCTGCCTGGGGCTGGTCCTGGGCTGCTGGGCTGGaggctttcttttcctctcagggCCCTGCATCTGGCTCCTCCTCCTGCCACTCTGTGGACCAAAGGTGCTCAACCACTTCTTCTGTGATAGCACCCCCCTGTTGGCCCTGGTGTGCACCGATACCAGGCCTCTGCAGCTGCTTGCCTTCTTGGTGGCCGTGTGCACCCTAGCTGGTGCCCTCACTGTGACAGCCGCATCCTACATCTGCATCCTCTGGACCCTGCTACAGCTGCCCTCTGCCCAGGGTCGGCACAAGGCCTTCTCGACCTGCTCCTCCCACATCCTGGTGGTCTCCATCACCTATGGCAGCTGCATCATCATGTACCTCCATCCCACTCAGACTGGACAGCTGGACCTCAACAAGGGGGTGGCCTTCTTCAATACCACTGTCGCTCCCCTGCTGAACCCTTTTATCTACTGTCTGAGGAACAAGCTGGTGCAGCAGGTCAGCAGGGATGTGTTGGTCAAAGGAAGGGGGCCTTCCAGGCATCTCAGAGTTTGA